A part of Aquibium oceanicum genomic DNA contains:
- a CDS encoding putative bifunctional diguanylate cyclase/phosphodiesterase, giving the protein MFRLPSFRAGTGKPVTLITFAYWVALLIIAVMLAGSFMLLQQMLAAQQRNERIIGLAGAQRALSQRVVFLANAAGTAPAIRQAQLVEALGQATAEFEANYDDLLDQLDADPFSKARNDPATVDSVLFSAPYHLDYFSGSLAANGWRVASALKTELHPNAGVVGYLAGKERAKLDDVVATATMDGYAALGERLSATGRERLSALLHLHRILFFATLAVMLLIAVFIFRPMAGMIGRRTDQLVEARNAMAYNAIHDELTGLYNRSFLKYRFDKFIENAAARGGGMAVIQFDLDRFKQINDTLGHAAGDHVLAITATRMREASRKRDIAVRLGGDEFVLVSNRCDDDGEIAALAESVLRAINRPIDYEGTTISPGASAGIAVYPRDGERGSDLLMHADVALYSAKKSGGGTFSFFTDDLRREIAARLDIEQQMVLAIASQDFTVCFQPQVSLSDGRVTGLEALVRWLPPDGKFIPPSVFVPIAEKCGLMPAIGRIVFRKAIAAAADWHREGLEFGRLALNASSSELAQPDFAGFLFKTLKAEGLPPQRLALEIVESVMLDDEKTGIAATLRTVRKEGIALELDDFGTGYASLTHVDPREIDRLKIDRRFVHNIDSNSHHAQIVRAVTDLARGLGIGIIAEGAETETELSLLAGIGCDQVQGYAVSFPMPSDNMREWLATRKVGNRNTVPTEEPEASRNQAA; this is encoded by the coding sequence ATGTTCAGACTGCCGAGCTTCAGGGCCGGGACAGGGAAGCCGGTCACGCTCATCACTTTCGCCTACTGGGTCGCACTTCTCATCATCGCTGTGATGCTGGCCGGATCCTTCATGCTCCTGCAGCAAATGCTGGCGGCCCAACAGCGAAATGAGCGGATTATTGGCCTGGCCGGCGCGCAGCGCGCCCTTTCACAGCGGGTGGTGTTCCTGGCGAACGCGGCGGGCACCGCTCCAGCGATCCGCCAGGCCCAGCTGGTCGAGGCGCTCGGGCAGGCGACGGCGGAATTCGAGGCCAATTACGACGACTTGCTGGACCAGCTCGACGCCGATCCCTTCTCGAAGGCCCGCAACGATCCGGCCACCGTCGATAGCGTCCTGTTTTCCGCGCCCTACCATCTCGACTACTTCTCCGGCAGCCTGGCGGCGAACGGATGGCGCGTCGCGTCTGCCCTCAAGACCGAATTGCATCCGAACGCGGGCGTCGTCGGATATCTGGCCGGCAAGGAACGCGCGAAGCTGGACGACGTCGTGGCGACGGCAACGATGGATGGCTACGCCGCGCTCGGCGAGCGGCTTTCCGCAACAGGACGCGAACGCCTGTCCGCCTTGCTCCATCTGCACCGGATCCTCTTCTTCGCGACCCTGGCGGTGATGCTGCTCATCGCGGTCTTCATCTTTCGCCCGATGGCCGGGATGATCGGCCGGCGCACGGATCAGCTCGTCGAGGCGCGCAATGCCATGGCCTACAACGCCATCCACGACGAACTGACCGGCCTCTACAACCGATCTTTCCTGAAGTATCGCTTCGACAAGTTCATCGAAAACGCGGCCGCGCGCGGCGGCGGCATGGCGGTCATCCAGTTCGATCTCGACCGCTTCAAGCAGATCAACGACACGCTGGGGCATGCGGCCGGCGACCATGTCCTCGCCATCACCGCCACGCGGATGCGCGAGGCGAGCCGCAAGCGGGATATCGCCGTAAGACTTGGCGGCGACGAATTCGTCCTGGTTTCCAACCGTTGCGACGACGACGGCGAGATTGCCGCCCTCGCCGAAAGTGTCCTGCGGGCGATCAACCGGCCGATCGACTACGAGGGGACGACGATCAGTCCCGGCGCCAGCGCCGGCATCGCGGTCTACCCGCGGGATGGCGAGCGCGGCTCCGATCTCCTGATGCACGCAGACGTCGCGCTTTACTCGGCCAAGAAATCCGGCGGCGGCACCTTCTCGTTCTTCACCGACGACCTGCGGCGCGAGATCGCCGCACGCCTCGATATCGAGCAGCAGATGGTCCTCGCCATCGCCAGCCAGGACTTCACCGTCTGCTTCCAGCCGCAGGTCTCGCTGTCGGACGGCAGAGTAACCGGTCTCGAGGCCCTCGTTCGCTGGCTGCCGCCGGACGGAAAGTTCATCCCGCCCTCGGTCTTCGTACCGATTGCGGAAAAGTGCGGGCTGATGCCGGCCATCGGGCGCATCGTGTTCAGGAAGGCCATCGCGGCGGCGGCAGATTGGCATCGGGAGGGGCTCGAGTTCGGACGCCTCGCCCTCAACGCCTCGAGCAGCGAGCTCGCCCAGCCCGATTTCGCCGGCTTCCTCTTCAAGACCCTGAAAGCCGAAGGACTTCCCCCGCAGCGGCTGGCACTCGAAATCGTCGAATCGGTGATGCTGGACGACGAGAAGACCGGTATCGCAGCAACGCTCCGCACGGTACGGAAAGAGGGGATCGCGCTCGAACTCGACGATTTCGGCACCGGCTATGCCTCCCTGACCCACGTCGACCCTCGGGAGATCGACCGACTGAAGATCGACCGGCGCTTCGTGCACAACATCGACAGCAATTCGCATCATGCGCAGATCGTCCGCGCGGTGACCGACCTGGCGCGCGGGCTGGGCATAGGCATCATCGCGGAGGGCGCCGAAACCGAAACCGAGCTTTCGCTGCTGGCCGGCATCGGCTGCGACCAGGTCCAGGGCTACGCCGTTTCCTTCCCGATGCCTTCCGACAACATGCGCGAATGGCTGGCGACCCGGAAGGTCGGGAACCGGAATACCGTTCCTACCGAGGAACCCGAAGCGTCACGAAACCAAGCCGCCTGA
- the mutL gene encoding DNA mismatch repair endonuclease MutL, whose amino-acid sequence MTIRQLSETVINQIAAGEVIERPASVVKELVENALDAGATRVEIVTAGGGLNLIRVVDDGSGIAASDLPLAVARHCTSKLSDDIHDIRSLGFRGEALPSIGSVARLTIRSRTADATEAMEIVVEGGRIAGPRPAAANAGTQVEVRDLFFATPARLKFMKGERAESTAISDVVKRIAVAFPTVRFTLTGADRTRLELAAEADDEVGRLHRLAKVLGDEFPKNALAIDAMREGVRLTGQVSIPSFTRANALQQYAYVNGRPVRDRQIAAAIRAAYADVLPRDRHALAALFFSLDPALVDVNVHPAKADVRFRDPGLVRGLVIGSIRQALANAGMRPATSGTAGMLAAFRTGGTPAGRDGTETFHRSFDTSRFWPSGSYDIARSPSRPLANGFGETRQAVFEHATLPSADARADVIDAPEELRRTPLGAARAQVHENYIVAQTEDSLVIVDQHAAHERLVYEALKEAIHSRPLPAQMLLLPEIVDLPEEDAERLASHAETLARFGLGLERFGPGAVAVRETPAMLGETNVQALVRDLADEIAETDTAETLKRRLDQIAATMACHGSVRSGRRLRPEEMNALLREMEATPGSGTCNHGRPTYIELKLADIERLFGRR is encoded by the coding sequence ATGACCATTCGTCAGCTTTCCGAGACCGTCATCAACCAGATCGCCGCGGGCGAAGTGATCGAGCGCCCGGCAAGCGTGGTGAAGGAACTGGTCGAGAATGCGCTGGACGCGGGCGCGACGCGCGTCGAGATCGTGACGGCCGGCGGCGGGCTGAACCTCATCCGCGTGGTCGACGACGGATCGGGCATAGCCGCGTCCGACCTGCCGCTCGCCGTCGCGCGCCACTGCACTTCCAAGCTCTCGGACGACATTCACGACATCCGCTCGCTCGGCTTCCGCGGCGAGGCGCTGCCATCCATCGGTTCGGTGGCGCGGCTCACGATCCGCTCGCGCACCGCCGACGCGACCGAAGCGATGGAGATAGTCGTGGAGGGCGGCCGGATCGCCGGCCCCCGTCCCGCCGCCGCCAATGCCGGCACGCAGGTAGAGGTGCGCGATCTCTTCTTCGCCACGCCCGCGCGGCTCAAGTTCATGAAAGGCGAACGGGCGGAAAGCACGGCGATCTCGGACGTGGTCAAGCGCATCGCCGTTGCCTTCCCGACCGTGCGCTTCACGTTGACAGGGGCCGACCGCACGCGGCTCGAGCTTGCCGCCGAAGCCGACGACGAAGTTGGGCGCCTGCACCGCCTGGCCAAGGTTCTCGGCGACGAGTTCCCGAAGAACGCGCTGGCGATCGATGCAATGCGCGAGGGCGTGCGGCTGACGGGGCAGGTCTCCATCCCCTCCTTCACCCGCGCGAACGCCCTGCAGCAGTACGCCTACGTCAATGGCCGTCCTGTACGCGACCGGCAGATCGCCGCCGCGATTCGCGCCGCCTATGCCGACGTCCTGCCGCGCGACCGGCATGCGCTCGCGGCCCTGTTCTTCTCGCTCGATCCGGCGCTGGTCGACGTCAATGTCCACCCGGCCAAGGCCGACGTGCGTTTCCGCGATCCGGGCCTCGTGCGCGGCCTGGTGATCGGTTCGATCCGGCAGGCGCTGGCAAATGCGGGGATGCGTCCCGCCACGTCCGGTACGGCGGGCATGCTCGCGGCCTTCCGGACCGGCGGTACACCGGCGGGCCGTGACGGTACAGAGACTTTCCACCGCAGTTTCGACACCAGTCGGTTCTGGCCCTCCGGCTCCTACGACATCGCGCGGTCTCCGAGCCGTCCGCTGGCCAACGGCTTTGGTGAAACCAGGCAAGCCGTCTTCGAACATGCGACCTTGCCGAGCGCCGATGCGCGGGCCGACGTCATCGACGCGCCGGAGGAACTGCGCCGCACCCCGCTGGGCGCTGCGCGGGCCCAGGTGCACGAGAACTACATCGTCGCCCAGACCGAGGATTCGCTCGTCATCGTCGACCAGCATGCGGCCCACGAACGCCTGGTCTACGAGGCATTGAAAGAGGCGATCCACTCGCGGCCCCTCCCCGCCCAGATGCTGCTGCTGCCGGAGATCGTCGACCTGCCGGAGGAGGATGCGGAGCGCCTTGCCTCGCACGCGGAGACGCTTGCCCGCTTCGGGCTTGGGCTGGAGCGGTTCGGACCGGGCGCGGTGGCGGTGCGCGAGACACCGGCCATGCTCGGCGAGACGAACGTCCAGGCACTCGTGCGCGACCTCGCCGACGAGATCGCCGAGACTGACACCGCCGAGACGCTGAAGCGGCGGCTCGACCAGATCGCCGCGACGATGGCCTGCCATGGGTCGGTACGCTCCGGCCGGCGGCTGCGGCCGGAGGAGATGAACGCGCTCCTGCGGGAGATGGAAGCGACGCCCGGCTCGGGCACCTGCAATCACGGCCGTCCGACCTACATCGAGTTGAAACTTGCCGACATCGAGCGACTGTTCGGCAGGAGATAG
- a CDS encoding DUF2093 domain-containing protein, whose product MNRFEGPGAKEARIRYLDGDFQVASPGSFVRCAVTGESIPLDELKYWSVARQEAYVSATVSLAREIESNPAMRKR is encoded by the coding sequence ATGAACCGTTTCGAAGGCCCCGGCGCGAAGGAAGCGCGCATACGCTACCTGGACGGCGACTTTCAGGTCGCCAGCCCCGGCTCCTTCGTGCGCTGCGCCGTGACCGGCGAATCCATACCGCTCGACGAACTGAAGTATTGGAGCGTGGCGCGGCAGGAAGCCTATGTCAGCGCGACCGTCTCGCTCGCGCGCGAGATCGAGAGCAATCCCGCCATGCGGAAGCGCTGA
- a CDS encoding PilZ domain-containing protein, with amino-acid sequence MFFENRRFERYRTCIRVRVQVRGRDYDGFVLDISQGGMRVSTEQVADVWSGDDVRVECEELGLVTGEVRWRSPGRFGIRFDESTNTTAKFEHFRKHLGPVM; translated from the coding sequence ATGTTCTTCGAAAACCGGCGGTTCGAGCGTTATCGCACGTGCATCAGGGTGCGGGTGCAGGTTCGTGGCCGCGACTACGACGGCTTCGTTCTGGACATATCGCAGGGCGGGATGCGCGTTTCTACCGAACAGGTCGCCGACGTATGGTCGGGCGACGACGTCAGGGTGGAATGCGAGGAACTCGGTCTCGTGACCGGCGAGGTACGGTGGAGGAGCCCGGGTCGCTTCGGCATCAGGTTCGACGAGTCGACGAACACGACCGCGAAGTTCGAGCATTTCCGGAAGCACCTGGGGCCGGTGATGTAA
- the lpxK gene encoding tetraacyldisaccharide 4'-kinase, translating to MTGEAPPFWWEEPDWRAMALSPVSGVYGLVAARRMISARRHKLPVPVLCVGNFTVGGAGKTPAVITLTDAARKAGRHPGILSRGYGGSLSRPHIVDPGHDSARHVGDEPILLAAHAPVAVTPDRAAGARLLMNAGCDFLLMDDGFQSARLQFDYALLVVDARRGLGNGFSIPAGPMRAPLLSQLRFANAVLAIGEGDGAGAVVRQAARAGRSVYGASIKPRGQDRLSGKRLFAFAGIGDPDKFFETLRRSGGDLVATRGFADHHSFSETDIAELESEADTGGLQLVTTAKDAVRLRGGSPAAKALAKRTFVLEIDLAFDDPRVPVKIIDHTLDAFARRQHGVSRTT from the coding sequence ATGACCGGGGAAGCGCCTCCGTTCTGGTGGGAAGAGCCGGACTGGCGTGCAATGGCGCTGTCGCCGGTGTCGGGCGTCTATGGACTGGTCGCGGCACGCAGGATGATCTCGGCGCGACGCCACAAGCTGCCAGTGCCGGTCCTGTGCGTCGGCAATTTCACCGTCGGCGGCGCAGGCAAGACACCGGCCGTCATCACGCTGACGGACGCCGCGCGCAAGGCCGGGCGCCACCCCGGCATCCTGTCGCGCGGCTATGGCGGCAGCCTGTCGCGGCCGCACATCGTCGATCCCGGGCACGACAGCGCCCGTCATGTCGGCGACGAGCCGATACTGCTTGCCGCGCATGCACCGGTGGCGGTAACGCCCGACCGCGCCGCGGGTGCCCGCCTGCTGATGAACGCCGGCTGCGATTTCCTGCTGATGGATGACGGCTTCCAGAGCGCACGGCTGCAGTTCGACTACGCGCTCCTCGTGGTCGACGCGCGGCGCGGCCTCGGCAACGGCTTCAGCATCCCCGCCGGACCGATGCGCGCGCCGTTGCTGAGCCAGCTGCGATTCGCCAACGCGGTGCTGGCGATCGGCGAGGGTGACGGCGCCGGGGCGGTGGTACGCCAGGCGGCGCGCGCCGGCCGCTCCGTCTACGGTGCCTCGATCAAGCCGCGCGGGCAGGATCGTCTTTCAGGCAAGCGGCTGTTCGCTTTCGCCGGCATAGGCGATCCGGACAAGTTCTTCGAGACACTCAGGCGTAGCGGCGGCGATCTCGTCGCGACGCGCGGTTTCGCCGACCATCATTCCTTTTCCGAGACCGACATCGCCGAACTCGAAAGTGAAGCGGACACGGGCGGGCTTCAACTGGTGACGACGGCCAAGGACGCCGTTCGGCTACGCGGCGGATCGCCCGCTGCGAAGGCATTAGCGAAACGTACGTTCGTCTTGGAGATCGACCTTGCCTTCGACGATCCGCGCGTGCCGGTAAAGATCATCGACCACACGCTCGACGCTTTCGCGCGCCGCCAGCACGGCGTTTCCCGCACCACCTGA
- the waaA gene encoding lipid IV(A) 3-deoxy-D-manno-octulosonic acid transferase yields MSERWARAMLTAYRLAGAAAYPLVGGYIAWRTTKGKEERTRRRERYGISKVARPPGPVVWVHAASVGESNAVIPLVRRIAGFGINVVFTTGTVTSAHLVRERFGDKVLHQYVPLDLKPAVSRFLDHWKPDLAIIAESEIWPMTILELGTRRVPQVLVNGRLSDRSFAAWKKRSFIAEALFENLSHVVAQSELDGERFRALGARPVSVSGNLKVDTDPPVVEEDALRRMRSEIGGRPVWAAISTHQGEEVIAADVHELVKKRHPELLTIIVPRHPDRADALAASFFARGLKTVRRSLGDRVTSDTDILLGDTIGEMGLYLRLTEIAFVGRSMTSEGGQNPLEPAMLETAVLSGRNVQNFRDSYQKLIERGGARLVGDRDMLAGAVNFLLGNEAKRRQMMHAGVETVNEMRGALPATLKALEPYIYPLIVKARLEDGGRKNR; encoded by the coding sequence ATGAGCGAACGATGGGCGCGAGCCATGCTCACGGCGTACCGCCTCGCAGGTGCGGCCGCCTATCCGCTGGTCGGCGGTTACATCGCCTGGCGCACCACCAAGGGCAAGGAAGAGCGGACGCGGCGGCGCGAACGCTACGGCATCTCCAAGGTCGCGCGGCCGCCCGGACCGGTCGTGTGGGTGCATGCCGCGAGCGTCGGGGAATCGAACGCGGTCATCCCGCTGGTGCGTCGCATCGCCGGCTTCGGCATCAACGTCGTATTCACCACGGGAACGGTGACCTCGGCGCACCTCGTGCGTGAGCGGTTCGGCGACAAGGTCCTGCACCAGTACGTGCCGCTCGACCTGAAGCCCGCGGTGAGCCGCTTTCTCGACCACTGGAAGCCCGATCTGGCGATCATCGCCGAATCCGAGATCTGGCCGATGACCATCCTGGAACTCGGCACCCGGCGGGTGCCCCAGGTGCTGGTGAACGGCAGGCTCTCTGACCGGTCCTTCGCCGCCTGGAAGAAGCGTTCTTTCATCGCCGAAGCGCTGTTCGAAAACCTTTCCCACGTCGTGGCGCAGTCGGAACTCGACGGCGAGCGATTCCGAGCTCTGGGCGCCCGGCCGGTCTCGGTGTCGGGCAACCTAAAGGTGGATACCGACCCGCCCGTCGTGGAGGAGGACGCCCTGCGACGCATGCGGTCCGAGATCGGCGGCCGTCCGGTATGGGCCGCGATCTCGACGCACCAGGGCGAGGAGGTGATCGCGGCTGACGTGCACGAACTGGTCAAGAAGCGTCATCCGGAACTCCTTACCATCATCGTTCCGCGGCATCCCGATCGCGCCGACGCGCTTGCGGCCTCGTTCTTCGCCAGGGGGCTGAAGACGGTCCGCCGCAGTCTCGGCGACCGGGTCACGTCCGACACCGACATCCTCCTGGGGGACACGATCGGCGAAATGGGGCTGTATCTCCGGCTCACAGAAATCGCCTTCGTCGGGCGTTCGATGACCTCCGAAGGCGGGCAGAACCCTCTCGAACCGGCGATGCTGGAAACGGCGGTCCTGTCGGGCCGCAACGTCCAGAATTTCCGGGATTCCTACCAGAAGCTGATCGAGCGTGGCGGAGCGAGGCTCGTGGGCGATCGCGACATGTTGGCGGGCGCGGTCAACTTCCTGCTCGGCAACGAGGCCAAACGGCGCCAGATGATGCATGCCGGCGTCGAGACCGTGAACGAGATGCGCGGTGCGCTGCCGGCCACCCTCAAGGCGCTGGAACCATACATCTATCCGCTGATCGTCAAGGCGCGTCTCGAAGACGGCGGAAGAAAGAACCGATAG
- a CDS encoding lysophospholipid acyltransferase family protein — translation MTDGRPIASAPDMGGVAKPKARPRLSKTIWRSIRAPLAESRFAADVIAWALALGVRFVFWTNRRHPDSDDINQIYEKHTPGIAVFWHGQHVLAPCLKPRRLRMSALFSRSRDAELNARVAERFGFTIIRGSGGRDASRSREKGGARALIALKKAIDSGSSVAMIADIPHGTPREAGLGVVMLARFSGRPIVPLALATSRRKVLEKTWDKTTLNLPFGWKAMVAGEPVHVPANATDEELEQKRREVTASLNAATEKAYRLVDSKP, via the coding sequence ATGACCGACGGACGCCCCATCGCCTCCGCTCCCGACATGGGCGGAGTGGCGAAGCCGAAAGCCAGACCAAGGCTTTCCAAGACCATCTGGCGGTCCATCCGCGCGCCGCTCGCCGAATCGCGATTCGCGGCCGACGTCATCGCCTGGGCGCTGGCGCTCGGCGTGCGCTTCGTCTTCTGGACCAACCGCAGACACCCTGACTCCGACGACATCAACCAAATCTACGAGAAACACACGCCGGGCATAGCCGTGTTCTGGCACGGCCAGCATGTCCTGGCACCATGCCTGAAGCCGCGCCGGCTCAGGATGTCGGCGCTGTTCTCGCGCAGCCGCGACGCCGAACTCAATGCGCGCGTCGCCGAGCGGTTCGGCTTCACCATCATCCGCGGTTCCGGCGGACGCGATGCCTCGCGCAGCCGCGAAAAGGGCGGAGCGCGCGCGCTCATCGCGCTGAAGAAGGCCATCGATTCGGGATCGTCGGTCGCCATGATCGCCGACATCCCGCACGGAACACCGCGCGAGGCTGGATTGGGCGTGGTGATGTTGGCGCGTTTCTCGGGGCGCCCGATCGTGCCGCTCGCGCTCGCCACCAGCCGCCGCAAGGTTCTCGAGAAGACGTGGGACAAGACGACCCTCAACCTGCCGTTCGGCTGGAAGGCGATGGTCGCGGGAGAACCGGTCCACGTGCCGGCGAACGCCACCGACGAGGAATTGGAGCAGAAGCGACGCGAGGTGACGGCGAGCCTGAATGCCGCGACCGAGAAGGCCTACAGGCTGGTCGACAGCAAGCCATGA
- a CDS encoding DUF4170 domain-containing protein, whose product MTEKADDKQLLHLVFGGELTSLTGTQFRNLDEVDIVGIYPDYKTAEAAWRTKAQETVDNAHMRYFIVHLHRLLDPEAAGASLSSGKAR is encoded by the coding sequence ATGACAGAAAAAGCTGACGACAAGCAGCTCCTGCATCTGGTGTTCGGTGGCGAACTGACCTCCCTGACGGGGACCCAGTTCCGCAATCTCGACGAGGTCGACATCGTCGGGATCTATCCGGACTACAAGACGGCCGAAGCCGCCTGGCGCACCAAAGCGCAGGAAACGGTGGACAACGCCCACATGCGCTACTTCATCGTTCACCTGCACAGGCTTCTCGATCCGGAAGCCGCGGGAGCCAGCCTCTCGTCGGGCAAGGCTCGATGA
- a CDS encoding 3'(2'),5'-bisphosphate nucleotidase CysQ, with protein sequence MQESNAETPTASADLDLIREAASEAARIAMTFFCKAPEVWMKEGSSPVSEADYAVDRFLREELTSARPGYGWLSEETADSPERLGAKRTFVVDPIDGTRAFLDRRKTWCVSIAVVEDGVPIAGVLDCPALEEIYWAAQTGPAYQNGSTISVRESLERPEVGGPKSIFNMLPDGLRDRVATTSYIPSLAYRIALLARGSLDAALVKPNSHDWDLAAADLILRQAGGRVVDEFGRNLTYAGAEVKHDMLVAGSDPLLSEILEALASRDGRPVSNAPGMI encoded by the coding sequence TTGCAGGAGAGTAACGCCGAAACGCCGACCGCCTCCGCCGACCTGGACCTGATTCGCGAGGCGGCGAGCGAAGCCGCGCGCATCGCCATGACCTTCTTCTGCAAGGCCCCCGAGGTATGGATGAAGGAGGGCAGCTCGCCGGTCAGCGAGGCGGACTACGCGGTAGACCGCTTCCTGCGCGAGGAACTGACGAGCGCGAGGCCCGGCTACGGCTGGCTCTCCGAGGAGACCGCCGACTCCCCTGAAAGGCTTGGAGCGAAGCGGACCTTCGTGGTGGATCCCATCGATGGAACGCGCGCCTTTCTCGATCGCCGCAAGACGTGGTGCGTCAGCATCGCCGTCGTGGAGGATGGAGTGCCGATCGCCGGCGTGCTCGACTGCCCGGCCCTGGAGGAAATCTACTGGGCCGCGCAGACGGGCCCCGCGTACCAGAACGGGAGCACCATTTCGGTGCGCGAGAGCCTCGAAAGGCCCGAGGTCGGCGGACCCAAGAGCATCTTCAACATGCTGCCGGACGGTTTGCGTGACCGGGTCGCCACTACGTCCTACATACCCTCTCTGGCCTACCGGATCGCGCTCCTGGCGCGCGGCAGCCTCGATGCCGCCCTCGTGAAGCCCAATTCTCATGATTGGGATCTCGCCGCCGCCGATCTCATCCTGCGGCAGGCCGGCGGTAGGGTCGTCGATGAGTTCGGCCGCAACCTGACCTATGCGGGTGCCGAGGTGAAACACGACATGCTGGTCGCCGGTAGCGATCCCCTGCTTTCGGAGATACTGGAGGCGCTCGCGTCGCGAGACGGGAGGCCGGTTTCCAACGCCCCGGGAATGATCTAA
- a CDS encoding TldD/PmbA family protein — translation MSLNTDKLNDVVASLVEAAKRAGADASDAVAVLGRSTSVTARLGKVESTEASEGDSIALRVFIGKRVASVSATIDADVDMLAERAVAMAKVSPEDPFQGLADESRLVKDVPDLELFDPTEVAAERLREDALAAEEAALAVKGVTNSSGAGANAGIGGLVLATSAGFLGRYVASRFSRSVSVIAGEGTGMERDYDFSSRLYFDELDSPREIGRRAGERVVKRLGARKVKSGPVSVIYDPRVARGIAGHLAGAINGASVARKTSFLRDMMGKKVASSGITVTDDPRRPRGPASKPFDGEGVGGETLTMVEEGVLRHWFLSTSVARELGLETNGRSSRSGSSVNPSSTNLAIEPGTASPDDMIRSLKRGFYVTEVFGQGVNMVTGEYSRGASGFWIEDGELAYPVSEVTIASNLKDMFQNMVPANDIDRQFGTAAPTLLVEGMTLAGE, via the coding sequence ATGTCCTTGAACACAGACAAACTCAACGATGTCGTGGCTTCGCTCGTCGAGGCGGCCAAACGGGCCGGAGCCGACGCATCCGACGCGGTCGCCGTGCTCGGCCGCTCGACCAGCGTCACCGCGCGCCTCGGTAAGGTCGAATCGACGGAAGCCTCGGAGGGAGACAGCATCGCGTTGCGCGTCTTCATCGGCAAGCGCGTCGCGAGTGTTTCGGCCACGATCGACGCGGACGTCGACATGCTGGCCGAACGCGCCGTCGCGATGGCGAAGGTCTCGCCCGAGGATCCCTTCCAGGGTCTCGCCGACGAAAGCCGGCTTGTGAAGGACGTTCCCGACCTCGAGCTGTTCGACCCGACGGAAGTCGCGGCGGAGCGTCTGCGAGAGGATGCGCTCGCGGCCGAGGAGGCGGCGCTCGCGGTGAAGGGCGTCACCAATTCCAGCGGCGCAGGAGCGAACGCCGGCATCGGCGGGCTGGTGCTGGCCACGTCCGCAGGCTTTCTCGGACGCTACGTCGCGTCGCGTTTCTCGCGCTCCGTCAGCGTCATCGCGGGCGAGGGGACCGGCATGGAGCGGGACTACGACTTCTCGTCCCGCCTCTACTTCGACGAACTCGATTCGCCGCGGGAGATCGGCCGCAGGGCCGGCGAGCGGGTCGTGAAGCGTCTCGGCGCCCGCAAGGTCAAGAGCGGCCCGGTCAGCGTGATCTACGATCCGCGCGTTGCGCGCGGCATCGCTGGGCATCTTGCAGGAGCGATCAACGGGGCTTCGGTCGCGCGCAAGACGAGCTTCCTGCGCGACATGATGGGCAAGAAGGTCGCGTCGAGCGGCATCACCGTCACCGACGATCCGCGCCGGCCGCGCGGCCCCGCCTCGAAGCCTTTCGACGGAGAGGGTGTCGGCGGCGAGACGCTGACCATGGTCGAGGAGGGGGTGCTGAGGCACTGGTTCCTGTCGACATCGGTCGCGCGTGAACTCGGCCTGGAAACCAACGGGCGTAGTTCGCGGTCGGGCTCGTCCGTCAATCCGTCTTCCACGAACCTCGCGATCGAACCGGGAACCGCCTCTCCCGACGACATGATCCGTTCGCTCAAACGCGGTTTCTATGTCACTGAAGTGTTCGGGCAGGGCGTCAACATGGTGACCGGCGAGTACAGCCGCGGCGCCTCTGGCTTCTGGATCGAGGATGGCGAACTGGCCTATCCCGTCTCGGAGGTGACGATCGCGTCGAACCTCAAGGACATGTTCCAGAACATGGTTCCAGCCAACGACATCGACCGGCAGTTCGGGACGGCCGCGCCGACGCTCCTCGTCGAAGGGATGACACTTGCAGGAGAGTAA